The Echinicola rosea genome has a segment encoding these proteins:
- a CDS encoding IS110 family RNA-guided transposase → MSSQIKFEQVIERGCGLDVHQKTIVATVRGIDVEIGTRTFGTFTSQIEELQVWLNSLSITHIAMESTGVYWKPVYNILEEDFKIILVNARHIKNVPGHKTDKKDSEWIAKLLLSGLLKGSFVPAEWIRELRDLCRYKRKLIAQRVAQRNRVHKILEDANIKLASVVSDVFGVSGTLILDALIQKQDDPEYLANLAKGSLRKKMEDLKLSLRGRLTDHHRFMLSTLRDSIDSINAQIRHIEARIESYAAELQQEVDLLQTIPGVGKETAMNILAETGNDMEVFPDHKHLASWAGVSPGNNESAGKKKSTRITHGNKYLKTALVEAAWAASHTKETYLNRKYGAVAARRGSKKALIAVAHKILTALYYILKNKEAYLEPDHTAYQEKRKQAQIKKSLERLRGLGVQVDIRPN, encoded by the coding sequence ATGTCATCACAAATCAAATTCGAGCAGGTGATCGAGCGGGGCTGCGGCCTTGATGTTCACCAAAAGACGATTGTAGCCACGGTCCGAGGTATTGACGTTGAGATTGGGACCAGGACTTTCGGGACTTTCACCTCCCAGATCGAGGAGCTTCAAGTATGGCTGAACTCCCTTTCCATTACCCATATTGCCATGGAAAGCACCGGAGTTTATTGGAAACCTGTCTACAACATCCTGGAAGAGGATTTTAAGATTATTCTGGTCAATGCCCGGCATATCAAGAATGTACCCGGGCACAAGACAGACAAAAAAGACAGTGAATGGATTGCCAAATTGCTCCTAAGCGGTCTGCTAAAGGGGAGTTTTGTCCCTGCCGAGTGGATACGGGAGCTGCGTGATCTATGCAGGTATAAACGCAAACTGATCGCACAGCGTGTCGCCCAACGCAACAGGGTGCATAAAATCCTGGAAGACGCCAATATCAAACTGGCCTCAGTGGTCTCAGATGTCTTTGGGGTCTCCGGGACCTTGATCCTCGATGCTTTGATCCAGAAACAGGATGACCCCGAATACCTGGCCAACCTTGCCAAGGGATCCTTACGGAAAAAAATGGAAGACCTCAAACTTTCTCTCCGGGGAAGACTCACAGATCACCACAGGTTCATGCTGTCCACCCTCCGTGATTCCATTGATTCGATCAACGCTCAGATCAGGCACATCGAGGCTAGAATTGAAAGTTATGCAGCCGAGCTTCAACAGGAGGTCGATTTACTCCAGACCATACCCGGAGTGGGAAAAGAAACCGCTATGAACATACTGGCCGAGACAGGCAATGACATGGAGGTTTTTCCGGATCACAAACATCTGGCATCCTGGGCAGGAGTCTCCCCGGGCAACAACGAAAGTGCAGGCAAGAAAAAGTCAACCCGCATCACACATGGGAACAAATACTTGAAAACTGCATTGGTCGAAGCTGCCTGGGCCGCATCACACACCAAGGAGACCTATTTGAACCGTAAATATGGAGCAGTAGCGGCTCGCCGTGGATCTAAAAAGGCACTGATTGCAGTGGCCCACAAAATATTGACTGCACTGTATTATATCCTCAAAAACAAGGAGGCCTATCTCGAACCTGACCATACAGCCTATCAGGAAAAAAGAAAGCAGGCGCAGATTAAGAAATCCTTGGAGCGCCTGCGCGGGCTCGGAGTCCAAGTGGACATCCGTCCCAATTAA
- a CDS encoding permease — protein sequence MDNFLKQWGEAAYTSTGFFWMALWAFILGYAVSSFIQIFVTEKRMQETMGDAKAKSILLGTFFGFISSSCSFSALATSKSLFQKGASFASSIAFLLASTNLVIELGIIISIFLGWQFVVGEYVGGILLILCSWLLIRLIKPNGLIEKARKNLDSSSDKQAESSSFKEKVQSKKNWAKVGKQYAMEWKMVWKDVTLGFTIAGIVSAFVPDSFFQTLFINTGEGQNTFGFFTLLEHVIVGPVAAFLTFIGSMGNIPLAALLFGKGVSFAGVMAFIFSDLIVFPVLRINAKYYGWKMSLFILFLLFTSLIVTALLLHYGFSFLDFLPDSSGKSITESDHFKIDYTFFLNIAFFIVSGILIYFGFYKGRDVKYHKEMAPKSPMLEKILKWLAFVCYAWLVTGIFIKMIIL from the coding sequence ATGGACAACTTTCTAAAACAATGGGGTGAAGCGGCGTATACCAGTACCGGTTTTTTCTGGATGGCACTGTGGGCTTTTATCCTAGGTTATGCTGTAAGTTCATTTATACAAATCTTTGTTACAGAGAAGCGTATGCAGGAAACCATGGGCGATGCCAAGGCTAAAAGTATACTGTTAGGTACCTTCTTCGGTTTTATCAGCAGTTCGTGCAGTTTCTCCGCATTGGCCACCTCCAAATCCCTTTTCCAGAAGGGAGCAAGTTTTGCTTCTTCTATTGCTTTTTTATTGGCGTCGACCAACTTGGTGATTGAGCTGGGAATTATCATATCGATTTTCCTGGGCTGGCAATTTGTAGTCGGAGAGTATGTCGGAGGGATTTTGTTGATCCTTTGCAGTTGGTTGCTGATTCGCCTGATCAAGCCCAACGGGCTAATTGAAAAGGCAAGGAAGAACCTCGACAGCTCCTCTGACAAGCAGGCGGAATCATCCTCCTTTAAGGAAAAGGTCCAATCCAAAAAAAACTGGGCAAAAGTAGGCAAACAATATGCCATGGAGTGGAAGATGGTATGGAAAGACGTGACCTTGGGCTTTACGATTGCGGGCATTGTTTCGGCTTTTGTACCGGACAGCTTTTTTCAGACACTTTTTATTAATACTGGTGAAGGCCAAAACACTTTTGGTTTTTTTACCCTTCTGGAACATGTCATTGTGGGACCTGTAGCTGCGTTTCTAACCTTTATAGGCTCCATGGGAAACATTCCATTGGCGGCATTGTTGTTTGGCAAGGGAGTAAGCTTTGCAGGAGTCATGGCCTTTATTTTTAGCGACCTCATCGTCTTCCCGGTACTCAGGATCAATGCCAAGTACTATGGGTGGAAGATGTCATTGTTCATACTCTTTCTATTGTTTACTTCACTTATTGTCACAGCCTTACTCTTGCACTATGGCTTCAGCTTTTTAGACTTCTTACCGGATAGTTCGGGAAAAAGCATTACCGAGAGCGATCATTTTAAGATTGACTACACCTTCTTCCTAAATATTGCATTTTTTATAGTGTCCGGAATTTTGATCTACTTCGGTTTTTATAAAGGAAGAGACGTTAAATACCATAAGGAGATGGCACCGAAAAGCCCAATGTTGGAGAAAATACTCAAATGGTTAGCTTTTGTTTGTTATGCTTGGCTTGTGACTGGAATTTTTATCAAAATGATAATACTGTAA
- a CDS encoding copper-translocating P-type ATPase, whose product MKDHKHHHSDHHPSGQEAMEHSSEHHHHTGHHDHHKHMISDFKKRFYINCALSIPVLVFSEMIQHFFGFSFTFPGMDYVAAGLSSFIFFYGGWPFLKGLKEELSEGGPGMMTLIAIAITVAWTYSTVVVFGLKGMVFYWELVTLIDIMLLGHWLEMRSVMGASKALEKLAELMPSEAHKLDGDTMHDVKISELNKGDIILIKPGEKVPADGKIIDGESDLDQSALTGESKPVQKSKGDEVIGGAINGDGSLKVEVKSSGEDSYLSKVIRLVEEAQQTKSKTQNLANRAASWLAYIAIGVGIVTFIAWSFFSSQGVDFALERMVTVMIITCPHALGLAVPLVVSISTALSAKNGLLVRNRTAFENSRKISAIVFDKTGTLTEGNFGVNRIESLYGLPQNELLSTVAAIEQHSEHPIAKGIVKESKNRGLKLPRTSGFSATKGRGVSARVGGVIYQIVSPGYLEDQGLDLPEGAMTDQIETIVFVLKEGELIGFIALADQIRKESKGAIALLKEQGIKVLMATGDNEQTAKAVADELGLDGYFSQVLPHQKSELIEKLQSKGEYVAMTGDGVNDAPALAKADIGIAVGSGTDVAAETADIILTESSPEDISRLIIFGRATYNKMVQNLIWATGYNVIAIPLAAGVLFSEGIMINPAIGAALMSLSTIVCAANAQLLRLKFN is encoded by the coding sequence ATGAAAGACCACAAACATCATCATAGTGATCACCACCCAAGTGGACAGGAAGCAATGGAGCATTCGTCTGAACATCACCATCATACCGGTCACCATGATCATCATAAGCACATGATAAGCGACTTTAAGAAGCGTTTTTATATCAATTGTGCCCTTTCGATTCCAGTATTGGTTTTTTCGGAAATGATCCAGCATTTTTTTGGGTTTTCATTCACTTTTCCCGGAATGGACTATGTAGCGGCTGGTTTGTCCAGCTTTATATTTTTCTACGGTGGATGGCCATTCCTCAAGGGACTCAAAGAGGAACTTTCTGAAGGGGGACCAGGGATGATGACCTTGATCGCTATAGCCATTACAGTGGCCTGGACGTACAGTACGGTGGTGGTATTTGGCCTTAAAGGAATGGTTTTTTATTGGGAACTGGTCACCTTGATTGATATTATGCTGCTGGGACACTGGCTGGAAATGCGCTCGGTAATGGGGGCTTCAAAGGCCCTTGAGAAACTGGCAGAACTGATGCCTTCTGAGGCCCACAAATTGGACGGGGACACAATGCATGATGTAAAAATCAGTGAGCTGAATAAAGGAGATATCATATTGATCAAGCCTGGAGAGAAAGTTCCGGCTGATGGTAAAATTATAGACGGAGAAAGTGATTTGGACCAAAGCGCGCTTACAGGAGAGAGCAAACCCGTGCAAAAATCTAAAGGGGATGAGGTGATAGGCGGGGCAATCAATGGGGATGGCAGCCTCAAAGTGGAAGTAAAATCCTCCGGTGAGGACAGCTATCTTAGCAAAGTGATCAGACTGGTGGAAGAAGCCCAACAAACCAAGTCAAAAACGCAAAATCTTGCCAATAGAGCAGCAAGCTGGTTGGCCTATATTGCCATAGGTGTGGGAATAGTCACTTTTATCGCATGGTCTTTTTTTAGTTCACAGGGCGTGGATTTTGCCCTTGAACGAATGGTTACCGTAATGATCATCACCTGCCCGCATGCCCTGGGTCTTGCTGTACCTCTGGTGGTTTCGATCTCGACGGCCTTATCGGCCAAAAACGGCTTGTTGGTACGAAACCGGACAGCTTTTGAGAACAGCCGAAAAATCTCTGCCATTGTATTCGATAAAACCGGAACCCTGACAGAAGGTAATTTTGGTGTAAACAGGATTGAAAGCTTGTACGGCCTGCCCCAGAATGAACTGTTATCAACTGTTGCAGCAATTGAACAGCATTCGGAACATCCCATAGCCAAAGGTATTGTGAAAGAAAGCAAAAACCGTGGTCTCAAACTTCCCCGGACCTCAGGCTTCAGTGCCACAAAAGGAAGAGGGGTAAGTGCCAGGGTTGGAGGTGTGATTTATCAGATCGTCAGTCCGGGATATCTGGAGGATCAAGGTCTTGACTTGCCTGAAGGAGCTATGACTGACCAAATCGAGACTATCGTATTTGTCCTTAAGGAAGGGGAACTGATAGGATTTATTGCTTTGGCTGATCAAATTAGAAAGGAAAGTAAAGGGGCCATCGCATTGCTCAAGGAACAGGGCATTAAGGTATTGATGGCTACTGGGGATAATGAACAAACCGCCAAAGCAGTGGCTGATGAACTCGGACTTGATGGCTACTTCAGCCAAGTACTGCCGCATCAAAAGTCAGAACTTATTGAGAAACTACAGTCCAAGGGAGAATACGTAGCGATGACCGGTGATGGGGTAAATGATGCACCTGCATTGGCCAAAGCGGATATTGGGATTGCCGTGGGATCCGGTACAGATGTAGCCGCTGAAACGGCAGACATTATTCTTACTGAAAGCAGTCCTGAGGATATCAGTCGTCTGATCATATTTGGAAGGGCAACCTATAATAAAATGGTTCAGAACCTTATATGGGCAACAGGCTACAATGTGATTGCCATTCCCTTGGCCGCAGGAGTGTTATTTTCTGAGGGGATCATGATAAATCCGGCCATAGGTGCTGCGTTGATGAGCCTTAGCACCATTGTTTGTGCCGCCAACGCACAGTTGTTGAGATTGAAGTTTAATTAA
- a CDS encoding helix-turn-helix domain-containing protein — MNKVTIHIKNMVCHRCILAVKEILEDLQIEAQEVALGQVTLSDELGTEIRNKLAGQLKKIGFELLEEGRSSLISRIKTLIVEQIHYNKEPLKENFSTFLSDKLNHDYSYLSRFFSSVEGVTIEKFIALQKIEKVKELLFYDELTLSEIAFLMNYSSTAYLSTQFKKETGMTPTQFKSMHQPGHRDLDSI, encoded by the coding sequence ATGAATAAAGTAACAATCCATATTAAGAACATGGTGTGCCACCGTTGTATCCTGGCAGTGAAGGAAATTTTGGAAGATTTGCAGATTGAAGCCCAGGAGGTAGCATTAGGACAGGTAACCTTATCAGATGAATTAGGGACTGAAATAAGAAATAAGCTCGCCGGGCAATTAAAAAAAATTGGTTTTGAATTGCTGGAAGAAGGACGGTCCAGTCTTATTTCCCGCATCAAAACATTGATTGTTGAACAAATCCATTATAATAAAGAGCCACTGAAAGAAAATTTCTCCACCTTTCTTTCAGATAAGCTAAACCATGACTATTCGTATTTGAGCCGTTTTTTCTCCTCCGTAGAGGGGGTTACCATAGAGAAGTTTATAGCCTTGCAGAAAATTGAGAAAGTAAAGGAATTGCTTTTTTATGATGAGTTGACCCTGTCAGAAATTGCCTTTTTGATGAATTACAGCAGTACAGCTTACCTATCCACCCAGTTTAAAAAGGAAACAGGGATGACTCCTACCCAGTTTAAAAGCATGCATCAACCAGGGCATCGAGATTTGGATAGTATTTAA
- a CDS encoding multicopper oxidase domain-containing protein: MEKSVEGNSQNLPVREYTITLREEKVSKAGKEVMGMTIDGGIPGPTLRFTEGEYAVIYVKNEMREETSVHWHGLLLPNFYDGVPYLTTPPIQPGKTLKYEFPIKQSGTYWYHSHTMLQEQSGVYGSIVIEPKEKVLEYDKELVMVLSDWTNEKPMDVLRFLKRGTEWYNWRKGTATPLNQVIARGALGAQLEFWRQRMEGADIADIYYPTFLVNGEKRQDYPDFKSGEKVRLRIINGAASTSFWMTFGGGNPTIVSADGLNVVPIEHNKTFIAIAETYDFIVTIPKKSKMEFRITAQDGSGTASAFLGNGDVLSAPPVPRPDKIGMMMQMSKMDMRMGAPALKFRPKKDEPEKMMKRWGMQMDELMSGMDMNQSDSGMTEHHNMDMKHEEHGNTQNKNMAGMEMQGKKAKSKDDGSKMQMEGMDMFSEYNYDYLKSPDKTTYNEDIPVRDILLNLTGNMSRYVWSLNGIPLAETDKIKINEGEVTRITFNNLTMMHHPMHLHGHFFRVINENGDYSPLKHTVNVPPMQKVTIEFYGNEYGDWFFHCHILYHMMGGMARVVSYDTPRDKRMEPYPVSNLVHETNKFYNWGMADLATHTGAFNIVSSNIRNQFNLAIEYGWNKNFEAEFSYEYYMYDYLRVFGGVNVENTTQNSLDDINTTAVAGIRWFTPYMFDVDIRIDNELRPRIGIGRSLMLFPRFSVFGYYEYQFDAGWVNTLEGNTNYTQEIVWNAGGEFLLSKNFSLMAGYDNRFGGGGGLSVRF, translated from the coding sequence ATGGAGAAGTCTGTAGAAGGAAACTCACAAAACCTACCTGTCAGAGAGTATACCATCACCCTGAGGGAAGAAAAAGTAAGTAAAGCAGGGAAGGAGGTGATGGGGATGACCATTGATGGAGGGATTCCGGGCCCTACCTTACGTTTTACAGAAGGGGAATATGCAGTAATTTACGTAAAGAATGAGATGAGGGAAGAAACTTCTGTTCATTGGCATGGGCTGTTGCTTCCCAATTTTTATGACGGTGTTCCTTATCTCACCACACCGCCTATTCAACCTGGGAAAACCCTGAAATATGAATTTCCGATCAAACAATCAGGCACTTATTGGTATCATTCACATACCATGCTACAGGAACAAAGTGGCGTTTACGGTTCTATCGTGATCGAACCGAAAGAAAAAGTGCTTGAATATGATAAAGAATTGGTGATGGTCCTTTCGGATTGGACCAATGAAAAACCCATGGACGTACTACGGTTTTTAAAAAGAGGTACTGAATGGTACAACTGGAGAAAAGGAACGGCCACACCCCTTAATCAGGTTATTGCACGGGGTGCACTGGGTGCACAGCTCGAGTTTTGGCGACAAAGAATGGAGGGCGCTGATATTGCCGATATTTATTACCCTACATTCCTTGTAAATGGGGAAAAGAGGCAAGATTACCCGGATTTCAAATCCGGTGAAAAAGTTAGGCTGCGGATTATAAATGGGGCAGCTTCTACCTCATTTTGGATGACCTTTGGAGGAGGAAACCCTACAATAGTGTCTGCAGATGGCTTAAATGTGGTACCTATCGAACATAACAAAACCTTTATTGCTATAGCAGAGACTTATGATTTTATTGTTACTATTCCAAAAAAAAGTAAGATGGAATTCCGGATTACAGCCCAGGATGGATCAGGGACTGCATCGGCTTTTTTAGGAAACGGTGATGTCCTTTCGGCACCGCCAGTGCCCCGCCCAGATAAAATTGGTATGATGATGCAGATGTCAAAAATGGATATGAGGATGGGGGCACCTGCATTAAAGTTTAGGCCAAAAAAAGATGAGCCGGAGAAAATGATGAAAAGGTGGGGAATGCAGATGGATGAATTAATGAGCGGAATGGATATGAACCAGAGCGACTCAGGGATGACTGAACATCATAACATGGATATGAAGCATGAAGAACATGGTAATACCCAAAATAAAAATATGGCTGGTATGGAGATGCAGGGAAAGAAAGCTAAGAGTAAAGATGACGGTTCCAAAATGCAAATGGAAGGGATGGATATGTTTTCTGAGTACAATTATGACTATTTGAAATCTCCGGATAAAACCACCTATAATGAGGATATTCCGGTACGAGATATTTTGCTGAACCTGACAGGAAATATGAGTCGATATGTATGGAGCTTAAACGGAATCCCCCTTGCTGAAACAGACAAGATTAAAATTAATGAGGGTGAAGTAACGAGAATTACTTTCAACAACCTCACCATGATGCACCATCCCATGCACCTGCATGGGCATTTTTTCAGGGTAATTAATGAGAATGGAGACTACTCACCTTTGAAACACACTGTTAATGTGCCCCCAATGCAAAAAGTAACCATCGAATTCTATGGTAATGAATATGGAGACTGGTTTTTTCATTGCCACATCCTTTATCATATGATGGGAGGTATGGCACGAGTGGTGAGCTATGATACCCCAAGAGATAAGAGAATGGAGCCCTATCCTGTTTCTAACCTGGTGCATGAAACCAATAAATTTTATAATTGGGGAATGGCAGACCTCGCTACCCATACCGGTGCATTTAATATAGTATCCTCAAACATTCGCAACCAATTTAATCTGGCAATAGAGTATGGTTGGAATAAAAACTTTGAAGCAGAGTTTTCTTATGAATATTATATGTATGACTATCTGCGTGTATTTGGGGGAGTAAATGTTGAAAATACCACTCAAAATAGTTTGGATGATATCAATACCACAGCAGTAGCCGGTATCCGATGGTTTACTCCGTATATGTTTGATGTCGATATTAGAATTGACAATGAATTAAGACCAAGAATTGGAATCGGACGATCTTTGATGCTCTTCCCCAGGTTTTCCGTTTTTGGTTATTATGAATACCAATTTGATGCGGGTTGGGTCAATACCCTGGAAGGTAATACTAACTATACTCAGGAAATTGTTTGGAATGCAGGCGGAGAATTCCTGTTATCCAAAAATTTTTCATTGATGGCCGGTTATGATAACCGCTTTGGTGGGGGAGGCGGACTATCTGTCAGATTTTAA
- a CDS encoding heavy metal translocating P-type ATPase, giving the protein MDTIVAPRKTVKKESFPVTGMTCASCASSVESILSHIDGVSQASVNFASNSVLVEHDPSVSPLDLQNALRSVGYDLIIDEENPSQAQEERQRQHYLEVRNRTIWSALLTFPVFILGMFYMNWMPGQWISLLLTIPILFYFGKNFFINAFKQAKHGKANMDTLVALSTGIAFVFSLFNTLFPDFWHARGIHPHVYYEAATVIITFISLGKLLEEKAKSNTSSAIKKLMGLQPKTLRAIINGEELEIPIASVQKGNTILVRPGEKIPVDGAVLSGSSYIDESMITGEPVPVAKIKGDKVIAGTVNQKGSFQFEAEKVGGETLLSQIIKMVQEAQGSKAPVQKLVDKIAGIFVPVVMGISIFTFIVWMTVGGDDAFTHALLTSVAVLVIACPCALGLATPTAIMVGVGKGAENNILIKDAESLELGHKVNAIVLDKTGTITEGKPTVTNLYWSEKAHEAYHAAVLLALETQSEHPLADAVVKKLKEKGVQRETLKDFDSLTGKGVKASDTAGKTYYIGNGKLMQEYQINIPQHIQQKAGEWQKEAKTVVFFSDDVEVLAVLAIADKIKATSRSAVEKLKKLGVEVYMLTGDNNQTARAVAAQVGLTDFKGEVLPSDKADFVRELQSKGKVVAMVGDGINDSQALAQANVSIAMGHGSDIAMDVAKMTLITSDLESIPKALKLSSKTVKGIRQNLFWAFIYNVIGIPIAAGILYPVNGFLLDPMIAGAAMALSSVSVVANSLRLKTTKI; this is encoded by the coding sequence ATGGATACAATCGTTGCACCAAGAAAAACCGTAAAGAAGGAATCATTTCCAGTGACTGGAATGACCTGTGCGTCCTGTGCTTCAAGTGTGGAGTCCATTTTATCCCATATCGATGGGGTCTCCCAAGCCAGTGTGAATTTTGCTTCCAACTCCGTATTGGTAGAACACGATCCATCTGTTAGTCCGCTTGATTTGCAAAATGCCCTGCGAAGTGTCGGTTATGACCTTATCATCGATGAGGAAAACCCTTCTCAGGCTCAGGAAGAAAGACAGCGCCAACACTATCTGGAGGTGCGTAATCGAACCATTTGGTCTGCGCTTTTGACATTTCCAGTATTTATTTTGGGCATGTTTTATATGAACTGGATGCCGGGACAATGGATTTCGTTGCTGCTTACCATCCCCATCCTGTTTTATTTCGGCAAAAACTTTTTTATTAATGCCTTCAAGCAAGCCAAACACGGTAAGGCGAATATGGATACCTTGGTAGCATTAAGTACAGGTATTGCCTTTGTTTTCAGTTTGTTCAATACTCTTTTTCCAGATTTCTGGCACGCCCGAGGCATTCATCCACATGTGTACTACGAGGCGGCTACTGTTATCATTACCTTCATTTCTTTAGGGAAGCTGTTGGAAGAAAAAGCCAAGTCAAATACTTCATCCGCGATTAAAAAGTTGATGGGACTGCAGCCCAAAACCTTGAGAGCCATTATCAACGGCGAAGAGCTGGAAATCCCGATTGCGTCGGTCCAAAAAGGAAATACGATTTTGGTACGCCCGGGAGAGAAAATTCCGGTGGATGGGGCAGTTTTGTCCGGTAGTTCCTATATAGATGAAAGCATGATCACTGGTGAACCGGTACCGGTGGCTAAAATCAAAGGGGATAAAGTAATTGCCGGCACCGTTAACCAGAAAGGGAGCTTCCAGTTTGAGGCCGAGAAAGTAGGAGGAGAAACCCTGCTTTCACAGATCATCAAAATGGTGCAGGAAGCCCAGGGCAGCAAAGCTCCGGTGCAGAAGCTCGTGGACAAGATCGCCGGGATATTTGTGCCGGTGGTGATGGGGATTTCCATCTTTACCTTTATCGTATGGATGACGGTGGGCGGGGATGATGCATTCACCCATGCCCTGTTGACCTCGGTAGCAGTGTTGGTGATTGCCTGTCCCTGTGCTTTGGGACTTGCTACCCCTACGGCCATTATGGTAGGAGTAGGAAAAGGAGCAGAAAACAATATCCTGATCAAAGATGCTGAGAGCTTGGAACTTGGCCATAAGGTTAATGCTATTGTATTGGACAAAACCGGCACCATCACAGAAGGTAAACCTACCGTTACCAATCTGTATTGGTCGGAGAAGGCACATGAAGCCTATCATGCGGCTGTGCTGCTTGCTCTGGAGACACAGTCTGAGCATCCATTGGCCGATGCGGTAGTGAAAAAACTAAAAGAAAAAGGTGTTCAACGGGAAACATTAAAGGACTTTGACAGCCTCACCGGAAAGGGGGTGAAGGCCTCTGATACTGCAGGTAAGACGTACTATATCGGTAATGGAAAACTGATGCAGGAATATCAAATAAATATCCCGCAGCACATCCAGCAAAAAGCAGGTGAGTGGCAAAAGGAAGCAAAAACCGTGGTTTTCTTTTCAGATGATGTAGAGGTGCTGGCAGTTTTGGCAATAGCTGATAAGATAAAGGCGACATCCAGATCGGCTGTTGAGAAATTGAAAAAACTAGGTGTAGAGGTTTATATGCTCACGGGAGATAACAACCAAACTGCACGGGCAGTAGCCGCCCAGGTGGGTCTGACTGATTTTAAGGGAGAAGTATTGCCCTCTGATAAAGCTGATTTTGTAAGAGAACTGCAATCCAAAGGAAAGGTGGTGGCGATGGTGGGTGATGGGATCAATGATTCGCAGGCGCTTGCACAGGCAAACGTGAGTATTGCTATGGGGCACGGATCGGACATAGCTATGGACGTGGCTAAAATGACGCTGATCACTTCTGACCTGGAATCTATACCCAAAGCCCTTAAGCTGTCTTCCAAAACTGTGAAGGGAATCCGCCAAAACCTTTTCTGGGCTTTTATTTACAATGTAATAGGTATTCCTATTGCTGCTGGGATACTATATCCAGTTAATGGATTTTTGCTTGATCCAATGATTGCAGGGGCGGCAATGGCGCTGAGTTCAGTGTCTGTGGTCGCCAATAGTTTAAGATTGAAAACAACTAAGATTTAA
- a CDS encoding DUF3347 domain-containing protein: MSKKALLVAVMALISLGVYAQHDHSNHGDKKKMAQHIEPVFKNKEVGSTYSHYIALKDALVASQSGEVQKAAEKLKQSLESVKDAKTVQEEAGKIASASNLDDQRKAFASLSKEMAVLVKANAPSKGEVYLDYCPMANGNTGAYWLSSQREIKNPYFGDKMLKCGSVKETIK; this comes from the coding sequence ATGAGTAAAAAAGCGCTGCTGGTAGCGGTAATGGCTTTAATCAGCCTTGGGGTTTATGCACAACATGACCATAGCAATCATGGAGATAAGAAAAAAATGGCCCAACACATAGAACCTGTGTTTAAAAACAAAGAGGTGGGAAGTACCTATAGCCATTATATAGCCCTTAAAGATGCTCTAGTAGCGTCACAGTCCGGAGAAGTCCAAAAGGCTGCGGAGAAGCTTAAACAGTCTTTAGAATCTGTAAAGGATGCGAAAACAGTGCAGGAGGAAGCAGGTAAAATAGCCTCAGCTTCCAATCTCGATGACCAACGGAAAGCCTTTGCCTCATTGAGTAAAGAAATGGCCGTTTTGGTTAAAGCAAATGCTCCTTCAAAGGGTGAGGTATACCTGGATTACTGCCCGATGGCCAATGGAAATACCGGTGCTTATTGGCTATCAAGCCAAAGGGAAATCAAGAATCCATATTTTGGCGATAAAATGCTGAAATGTGGGAGTGTGAAGGAAACGATCAAATAA
- a CDS encoding DUF2231 domain-containing protein → MEVLWPEWAPNIHPMIIHFPIVLWSVAVIADLILLFCSKSWIRNMTVTLYTMGALGGFAAYLSGTQAIDMVSVPMQGEITAGNHSDWGRYTFYFLSAYAIIRLVLFWIQRDRNRWLAVLLFILGLAGMGMVTKTADLGGKLVYKYGVGTKK, encoded by the coding sequence ATGGAGGTTTTGTGGCCCGAATGGGCACCCAACATTCATCCAATGATCATCCATTTCCCGATAGTGTTGTGGTCTGTGGCCGTCATTGCTGACCTGATTTTATTATTCTGCTCCAAAAGCTGGATCAGGAATATGACGGTCACTTTATATACTATGGGAGCACTAGGAGGTTTTGCGGCTTATCTAAGTGGAACACAGGCGATAGATATGGTTTCTGTACCCATGCAGGGAGAAATAACTGCAGGAAACCATTCTGATTGGGGGAGGTATACTTTTTACTTTCTTTCGGCTTATGCGATAATCCGTCTTGTTCTTTTTTGGATACAGAGGGACAGGAACAGGTGGTTGGCTGTTCTTCTTTTCATACTGGGATTGGCAGGTATGGGTATGGTGACTAAAACTGCGGATCTTGGAGGCAAACTGGTATATAAATATGGTGTAGGAACTAAAAAATAA